The Cyclobacteriaceae bacterium genome includes a region encoding these proteins:
- a CDS encoding DUF3667 domain-containing protein — protein MDDLEKSLPGAEGMVEAEEASSKKTHNEFCLNCGTQLHDKFCHHCGQKDIPRRQTLSELWENFISSFWSYEGKFFRTTKFLLLKPGFLAIEYNKGHRESYYHPARMYAFISFVFFLAFFSLPDAPDDEKEEMQKTIKKEIADEQAKKYWDPAKLDSILAQIPKGDTSKIDSIKKTKKFRKGKKEKFSITGEKYTRVGEYDSAQAKLPEDERDGWFKKRLILKTIQLNERFESSDEFGKEYGKIFMDNFSKVLFFLLPVFALVLKLLYVRRDYFYSEHLVFSIYYYNFAYLAGSLQMVINLVPALNYVSVAVGFWIFFYLLFAMKRMYGQTWKKTIAKFFLFQFMFFICACIGLVVAGIYVLMMM, from the coding sequence ATGGACGATTTGGAGAAATCATTACCGGGGGCTGAAGGCATGGTGGAAGCTGAGGAGGCTTCTTCCAAAAAGACTCACAATGAGTTTTGTCTTAATTGCGGTACACAACTACATGATAAATTCTGTCATCACTGTGGGCAGAAAGATATCCCACGTCGCCAAACATTAAGTGAACTGTGGGAAAACTTTATTTCCTCTTTTTGGAGTTATGAGGGGAAATTTTTTCGAACCACAAAATTTTTATTGCTTAAGCCGGGTTTCCTTGCGATTGAATACAATAAAGGACACCGTGAAAGCTACTACCATCCGGCAAGGATGTATGCCTTTATCAGTTTTGTATTTTTTCTCGCTTTTTTCTCTCTTCCGGATGCACCCGATGATGAAAAAGAGGAAATGCAAAAAACTATAAAAAAGGAAATTGCAGACGAACAGGCAAAAAAATATTGGGACCCAGCGAAGCTTGATTCAATTCTTGCTCAGATTCCTAAAGGAGATACTAGTAAAATTGACTCTATTAAGAAGACTAAGAAGTTTAGAAAAGGCAAGAAAGAGAAGTTTAGTATAACAGGTGAGAAGTATACAAGAGTTGGTGAGTATGACTCGGCTCAGGCAAAGTTGCCGGAAGACGAGCGTGATGGATGGTTTAAGAAGCGACTGATTTTAAAGACTATTCAATTAAATGAGCGCTTTGAAAGTTCTGATGAGTTTGGGAAAGAGTATGGAAAAATTTTCATGGATAATTTTTCTAAGGTTCTGTTTTTCCTTCTTCCCGTTTTTGCTCTTGTGTTAAAATTGCTCTACGTAAGAAGAGATTATTTCTATAGTGAACATCTTGTATTCTCTATTTACTACTACAATTTCGCTTACCTGGCGGGATCTCTCCAGATGGTGATCAATCTGGTTCCGGCCCTAAACTATGTTTCGGTCGCGGTAGGTTTCTGGATATTCTTCTATCTGTTGTTTGCAATGAAGAGAATGTACGGGCAAACGTGGAAGAAG
- a CDS encoding threonine aldolase has protein sequence MTIDLRSDTVTKPTPGMLEAMWQAEVGDDVFGEDPTINKLEKKCAELLGMDAAVYCPSGTMTNQIGIKVNTQPFDEVICYQGAHIYKYEGGGLAGNSNVSVRLLPGDRGRLSVEDVAGNINNSADTHAAITSVVALENTIVREAGSFYTLNQIKQVSEFSRSKGLKMHLDGARLFNAFVETGESINEIGKYFETISICLSKGLGAPVGSVLVCKKDLEFKIRKVRKAFGGGMRQAGFLAAAGIYALDHHVSRLKEDHTRAKELGNVLKAKSYVRSVMPVDTNIVIFELDSRITPQQFLAKIGDHDMKALAFGPSQVRLVTHLDFSDMMLEKAVSVFNKISI, from the coding sequence ATGACGATTGATTTACGAAGTGACACTGTTACAAAACCTACTCCTGGAATGCTGGAAGCCATGTGGCAGGCAGAGGTGGGGGATGATGTTTTCGGAGAGGATCCAACCATCAATAAACTGGAAAAGAAGTGTGCTGAACTTCTGGGTATGGATGCCGCGGTGTATTGTCCATCGGGCACTATGACCAATCAGATTGGGATCAAAGTGAACACTCAACCCTTTGATGAGGTAATTTGTTACCAGGGCGCTCATATCTATAAATATGAGGGCGGTGGACTGGCCGGCAATAGCAATGTCAGTGTAAGATTGCTTCCAGGTGATCGGGGCCGTTTATCTGTTGAGGATGTTGCAGGAAATATTAACAATAGTGCAGATACTCATGCTGCAATCACTTCAGTTGTAGCACTTGAAAACACAATCGTCAGAGAGGCTGGGAGTTTCTACACACTTAATCAGATAAAGCAAGTCAGTGAATTTTCCAGGTCGAAAGGTCTGAAGATGCATCTTGATGGAGCGAGATTGTTTAATGCTTTCGTTGAAACAGGAGAATCGATCAATGAAATCGGTAAGTACTTCGAAACCATATCGATCTGCTTGTCAAAAGGTTTGGGAGCACCGGTGGGGTCTGTGTTGGTATGTAAAAAGGATCTGGAATTTAAAATAAGGAAGGTGCGTAAGGCATTTGGTGGAGGTATGCGTCAGGCGGGATTTCTGGCAGCAGCGGGAATTTATGCCCTGGATCATCACGTTTCAAGATTGAAGGAAGATCATACCCGGGCAAAAGAGCTGGGTAATGTCCTCAAGGCTAAATCATATGTTCGTTCGGTCATGCCGGTGGATACTAATATTGTAATCTTTGAACTGGATTCACGAATCACCCCTCAACAGTTTCTTGCAAAGATTGGTGACCATGACATGAAGGCTCTCGCCTTTGGTCCGTCACAGGTACGGTTGGTTACTCATCTTGATTTTTCGGATATGATGCTGGAGAAGGCGGTCTCTGTCTTTAATAAAATTTCAATCTAG
- a CDS encoding energy transducer TonB has product MKQILNLFLLVAAFVLVQACGPKKENTEETMATETSVSATPKLTVEERRAKIEKDKADRAAARRARWEEKLKTSPTYTDENGVVVYNKAEVDPMYVGGEDAMNKYLRDNLMYPETAKEQELEGTVFVDFVVAKDGVVRNVVVTDEGDVDQSLRMEAIRVVSNMPKWVAGSQKGKPVDTYYSLPVSFVLY; this is encoded by the coding sequence ATGAAACAGATATTGAATCTTTTCCTCCTGGTAGCCGCATTTGTCCTTGTACAAGCTTGTGGACCTAAAAAGGAAAACACAGAAGAAACAATGGCAACCGAAACTTCAGTAAGCGCAACTCCAAAGTTGACTGTTGAAGAACGTCGCGCCAAGATTGAAAAAGACAAGGCTGATCGTGCAGCAGCGCGCCGTGCCAGATGGGAAGAAAAACTTAAAACATCACCTACTTATACCGATGAAAATGGTGTAGTAGTTTACAACAAAGCAGAGGTTGATCCGATGTATGTTGGTGGTGAAGATGCAATGAACAAGTACTTACGCGACAACCTCATGTATCCTGAAACTGCAAAAGAGCAGGAATTGGAAGGAACAGTGTTCGTTGATTTCGTGGTAGCAAAGGATGGCGTAGTTCGCAACGTGGTAGTAACTGATGAAGGTGATGTAGATCAGAGCCTTAGAATGGAAGCTATCAGAGTTGTATCCAACATGCCAAAATGGGTAGCAGGATCCCAAAAGGGAAAACCAGTTGATACCTATTATAGCCTTCCGGTTTCATTCGTTCTTTATTAA
- a CDS encoding gliding motility-associated C-terminal domain-containing protein: MKKLRLTTVTLLIMLSGLFQTLHASPFLLPKIGLATSAAAPALQADGSYNITYTLTVKNYGDEKLTNVQVTDALGLVFIIPTTYSMVGNVVATGTLIGNPAFNGGLNSNLLAAGSFLNVGVQQTIIFTINVVPNLIFGPFASLPVASANGTILPVLDTSVNGNNPDPNGDGTPLETSATIVNLSPLPVIGVAKSAAAPQKQANGSYSIPFTITIKNLGNEILNNVQVSDNLSSVFIFPSTYTVGSVVSTGSLVANGSYNGNTNSNLLAAGSTLGLGATQTITFNVNVVTNGLFGPFLNTATASANGSILPTLDLSVDGNNPDPNGDGIPLELLPTSISLIPTPIIGIAKSATAPLLQPDGTNNVTFTMTVKNLGNEPLTNVQVTDNLITAFIGPSAYSIVGGVITSGTLTANAGFNGNIATNLLNSSTSTLAIGATQTIVFTVNVDPHGSFGPFANIATASANGSLLPTIDISVDGNNPDPNGDGIPLETSPTIVSLLPIPIIGVAKSASVPVLQPNGSYNIPFTIVIENLGNEVLNNVQVTDNLLSTFASPSIFSIVGHVLTSGSLVSNGAYDGNLFTNLLQPGSTLAVGASQTITFTVNVVPNGLFGLIVNTAIASATGSLLPTLDISVDGNDPDPNGDGLPLELLPTIVTLVPVPIIGIAKSASSPQLQPNGSYNVTFTLTLENLGNEVLSNVQATDVLTSAFIGPSTYSLVGNIIASGSLIANSSFNGFGITNLLAAGSTLAVGATQTVVFTVNVEPHTAFGPFLNTAIASATGSLLPTTDISYDGNDPDPNGDGLPLETLPTIINLVPMPIIGLAKSASAPLAQVDGSYNVTYTFTVKNLGNEPLHNVQVTDNMASVFVGPSVYTIVGNVAASGTLIANAGFNGNLLSNLLAPGSTLNVGETQTITVTVNAVPHAIFGPFVNTAIASAMGSLLPTIDLSMDGNNPDPNGDGIPLETLPTIVVLIPVPVIGIAKSASTPLLQPDGSYNVTYSFVVENLGNETLNNVQVIDPLVTTFPSPTVYNLIGNVVSTGTLIANTLFNGNALQNLLASGSTLNVGASETITFTVNIKPTIFFGPFINSAVATGMGSLLPTIDVSMDGNNPDPNGDGIPLEVLPTIITLTPSPIIGVAKNVISAILQPDGSYNVTYGIILKNYGNVSLHNITLIDNLTQALGLSAGFGLTASVSTTGGLTANIGFNGTLDLNLLDGLNSVLGIGETQTINFTVNVRPGGLFGPYCNTAIVTATGPLGLGLTVDVSTSGTNPDPNGNGNPSEISESNCTSLNLTSNPVIGIAKSASVPVLQSNGSYNVAFLFTVKNLGNTALTNVQVVDDLVAALPAPSTYTISVAPSASGTLAVNSGFNGNSNKNLLAAGSTLATGATATISFTANVLPNGSFGPFFNTALASAKDALTTATTNDISTDGTQPDLNGNNNPGDTDESVPTPFTLTPNALIGIAKAASAPALQANGSYNMMFTFTIQNMGNVALNNVQVTDNLTSVFPSPSAFSVIGSVTTPLSLIANPGFNGSSDINLLSAGSTLAAGATEHITLNINVMPNGSFGPFFNTAVATATASGFAVTSTDVSTDGINPDPNNNNNPSDAGEDVATSISLAPNPTIGVAKSVVSSTLQSNGSYVVALSITVKNHGNVTLNNVQVTDDLTTAFSSPTTFTITQLPSSTGGLSPNLSYNGRTDINLLAAGNSLAPGESQTITFSTNVVVNGNFGPYYNSAKGSATGASGSGNTTDISASGTNPDPNGNGNPSEAGENDATMISLTPNAVMGVAKSAGTPVILSNGTYQVTYTVTVKNLGNAPFTNFQVTDNLNNTFTSPTTYTVSGPVVVSGSATPNAAFNGSTNINLLSGVNTLPIGVTETITFQVIIDPHGSFGPFNNSAVGTATSPSGNYSDVSANGTNPDPNGNGNPGDAGEDDATSITLTPQPVLGVAKAASTPIVQANGSYHITYTVSLKNMGNVTLNNIQLTDDLNNAFPLPATFILIGTNVSGLLVANPSYNGVSDINLITSGSIAVGATQTVTYTVEVQANGSFGPFLNSAIGKGTNGAVTYTDISNSGTNPDPNGNGNPGDAGEDIATSVTFSPNMIAGVAKAASLPIAQADGTYKIVYTLQVENLGNYAINNIQVKDFLSNAYPAPVTFTVAPGSATTGTLIINPSYNGSTDVNLLAPGSKLAIGANFSITYTVLVNLNGTSGMFYNRATVTSISDDTLTTYTDISSNGTDPDPNGNGNPSDAGENDPTGVNLTPHAVLGVAKAVSVPLQQTDGSFDVTYSVTVENLGNIILNQVQVTDNLAQAFPAPATFTVDHVNTLSTLTVNPAFNGKTDKNLFAAGNSLSVGASAVVNFTVHIQANGSAGIFYNSATGSANANNGALTTTDLSVIGNNPDPNGNGNPGDVGEDSATPVTLILTPVVGIAKSASVPLLNMNGSYDVTFTIVVENLGNTALSNIAVYDDIALVLPVATPFTLKSTIATTGSLVANPSFNGSTIVNLLVGTSTLAIGGKETIKFTVNIPGPISAGPYYNTALAFASNSDNSLTYGDISTQGSDPDPNGNGNPNDTNESQPTPFLLQLAPVLGIANNASTPVLKADGSYDINFTITVQNMGNEDLTSIDLLNDLADAFPAPAVVTITSAPQIIGSLVLNPSYNGKTNTDMISSGKLEVGDTQWISFSINVKANNSFGLFLSSVDGMATGMTTLQTTMDISDMGMVCDEDGDGNPCGANENEATRITLIANELIGISKTVSTPIALTSCDFEVTYTMNIENFGNSTLTMLDVTDSLRKVFPLPATFSVTNVMSPTLHVNANFNGITDSHLLTGTDNFVPQQKATVSFTIILSPNGNYGSFLNLARATGTGPGNNKVTDVSTDGTSADPDLNHDPSENVPTSLTLAPANLFFPDAFSPNGDGQHDNYEITLSCGVSASLLIFNRWGDKVYSSADYKNDWNGTSSHGSFLDRPLPEGTYYYNIELSSGQKFTSFVVIKR, from the coding sequence ATGAAGAAACTTCGACTAACCACCGTAACCCTTCTGATCATGTTATCTGGTCTTTTCCAGACATTACATGCATCACCATTTTTACTTCCCAAGATTGGGCTTGCTACCAGCGCTGCAGCACCAGCTCTCCAGGCGGACGGAAGCTATAACATCACTTACACCTTAACGGTGAAAAATTATGGTGATGAAAAACTAACCAATGTTCAGGTAACTGATGCATTGGGTCTTGTTTTTATAATTCCTACAACCTACTCGATGGTTGGAAATGTTGTTGCTACGGGAACGCTCATTGGTAATCCTGCCTTCAACGGCGGATTGAATTCCAATCTTCTTGCAGCAGGAAGCTTTCTGAACGTTGGTGTTCAGCAGACGATCATCTTCACAATCAATGTAGTTCCGAATTTGATTTTCGGACCATTTGCAAGCTTGCCTGTTGCCAGTGCAAACGGAACAATTCTTCCGGTGCTGGATACTTCGGTAAACGGAAACAATCCTGATCCAAATGGTGATGGAACTCCTCTTGAAACATCTGCTACGATTGTTAACCTTAGCCCTCTGCCAGTTATTGGTGTTGCCAAAAGTGCAGCAGCTCCACAAAAACAAGCGAACGGATCATATAGCATTCCATTTACAATCACGATCAAGAATCTTGGAAACGAGATCCTTAATAATGTTCAGGTTTCAGATAATCTTAGCTCAGTATTTATTTTTCCATCAACCTACACAGTAGGTTCTGTTGTTTCTACCGGTTCATTGGTAGCCAACGGTTCTTATAATGGTAATACAAATTCAAATCTACTGGCTGCCGGAAGCACACTTGGTTTAGGTGCTACTCAGACCATAACATTCAATGTAAACGTGGTAACGAACGGACTCTTCGGCCCTTTCTTAAACACTGCTACTGCTTCTGCAAACGGAAGCATTCTTCCCACACTTGATCTTTCAGTTGACGGAAACAATCCTGATCCAAATGGTGATGGTATTCCATTGGAACTTTTGCCTACATCTATTTCATTAATTCCAACTCCGATCATCGGTATTGCGAAAAGCGCGACTGCTCCACTGTTACAACCTGATGGAACAAACAATGTGACATTCACCATGACGGTCAAGAATCTTGGTAATGAGCCATTGACTAATGTTCAGGTGACTGACAATCTTATCACTGCTTTCATAGGACCCTCTGCTTACTCAATCGTAGGCGGTGTTATCACCAGCGGAACACTTACAGCAAATGCAGGCTTCAACGGAAATATTGCTACTAACCTTTTGAATTCTTCTACCAGCACCCTGGCGATTGGAGCAACCCAAACTATCGTATTCACCGTAAATGTTGACCCACACGGTTCCTTTGGACCATTTGCCAACATTGCCACAGCATCTGCCAATGGAAGTCTTCTTCCCACCATTGACATTTCTGTTGATGGGAATAATCCTGATCCTAACGGAGATGGCATTCCTCTTGAAACTTCACCGACGATCGTTTCATTGCTACCCATTCCAATCATTGGTGTTGCAAAAAGTGCTTCAGTGCCTGTACTGCAACCAAATGGTTCTTACAACATTCCATTCACCATCGTTATTGAAAATCTTGGTAATGAAGTATTGAATAACGTACAGGTAACGGATAATCTCCTTTCAACATTCGCATCTCCATCCATATTCAGCATTGTTGGTCATGTGCTTACCAGCGGATCCCTTGTTTCAAACGGAGCATATGATGGAAATCTTTTCACCAACTTACTTCAGCCTGGCAGCACTCTTGCAGTTGGAGCATCACAGACGATCACATTTACAGTGAATGTAGTTCCAAACGGTTTGTTTGGATTGATTGTTAACACCGCGATTGCATCTGCTACTGGTTCATTGCTGCCTACTTTAGATATATCAGTTGATGGAAATGATCCTGATCCAAACGGAGACGGCCTTCCGTTGGAGTTGCTTCCTACTATCGTAACATTGGTACCCGTGCCAATCATTGGTATTGCAAAAAGCGCTTCTTCACCTCAGCTTCAGCCAAATGGTTCTTACAATGTAACTTTCACGCTTACACTTGAGAATCTTGGAAACGAAGTTCTGAGTAATGTACAGGCGACTGATGTATTGACCTCAGCTTTCATCGGACCCTCCACTTATTCTTTAGTCGGAAATATTATTGCCAGCGGATCACTGATTGCCAATTCAAGCTTTAATGGTTTTGGAATTACAAACTTATTAGCTGCTGGAAGCACCCTTGCGGTAGGAGCCACTCAAACTGTAGTTTTCACGGTTAACGTTGAACCTCATACGGCTTTTGGGCCATTCCTGAATACAGCTATTGCAAGTGCAACCGGAAGCCTGCTTCCAACAACTGACATTTCCTATGATGGAAATGATCCTGATCCTAATGGTGACGGTCTTCCACTGGAAACATTGCCAACGATCATCAATCTTGTTCCAATGCCGATAATCGGTCTTGCAAAAAGTGCATCAGCTCCGTTAGCGCAGGTAGATGGTTCTTATAACGTCACGTATACATTCACCGTAAAGAATCTTGGAAACGAACCATTGCACAATGTTCAGGTGACTGATAACATGGCATCTGTATTTGTTGGGCCGAGCGTTTATACTATTGTTGGAAATGTTGCTGCCAGCGGAACATTAATTGCCAACGCGGGTTTTAACGGAAATCTTCTTTCTAACCTTCTTGCTCCAGGTAGCACTTTAAATGTTGGCGAAACACAAACGATCACCGTTACGGTAAATGCTGTCCCTCACGCAATCTTCGGACCTTTTGTAAACACTGCGATTGCAAGTGCTATGGGAAGTCTTTTGCCGACGATCGATCTTTCAATGGATGGAAACAACCCTGATCCAAATGGTGACGGAATTCCTTTAGAAACCTTACCAACGATTGTTGTTTTAATTCCCGTGCCGGTGATTGGTATTGCAAAGAGCGCTTCCACACCGCTTCTTCAACCTGACGGATCCTATAATGTTACCTACTCATTTGTTGTAGAGAATCTAGGTAATGAAACATTGAATAATGTTCAGGTTATTGATCCTTTGGTTACAACATTCCCTTCTCCAACAGTTTACAATCTTATAGGAAATGTTGTTTCAACAGGAACATTGATTGCAAACACATTATTCAACGGAAATGCTCTTCAAAACTTATTAGCATCAGGAAGCACGCTGAATGTTGGGGCTAGTGAAACCATCACTTTTACAGTGAACATCAAGCCGACCATATTCTTCGGACCTTTTATTAATAGTGCTGTTGCAACGGGCATGGGAAGCTTATTGCCAACCATCGATGTTTCAATGGATGGCAACAATCCTGATCCTAACGGCGACGGTATCCCATTGGAAGTTCTTCCTACCATCATCACATTAACTCCATCACCTATCATTGGTGTTGCAAAGAATGTGATCAGCGCAATTCTGCAGCCTGATGGCAGCTACAATGTTACTTATGGAATTATTCTTAAAAACTACGGAAACGTATCTCTTCATAACATCACGTTAATTGACAACTTAACTCAAGCTCTCGGTTTATCTGCAGGTTTTGGATTAACAGCAAGTGTTAGTACAACGGGTGGATTGACAGCTAACATCGGATTCAACGGAACTCTGGATCTTAATCTTCTTGATGGACTTAACAGTGTTCTTGGAATCGGTGAAACACAGACGATCAATTTCACAGTTAATGTAAGACCTGGTGGTCTCTTCGGTCCATATTGTAACACAGCTATCGTAACTGCAACAGGCCCTTTGGGTCTTGGTCTAACAGTGGATGTTTCAACCAGCGGAACAAATCCTGATCCTAATGGTAACGGAAATCCTTCTGAAATTTCAGAAAGCAATTGTACCTCTCTTAACCTGACTTCAAACCCGGTTATTGGAATCGCGAAATCTGCAAGCGTACCTGTTTTGCAATCAAACGGAAGTTATAATGTGGCATTCCTTTTCACAGTTAAGAATTTAGGAAACACTGCACTCACAAACGTGCAGGTTGTGGATGATCTGGTTGCCGCTCTTCCAGCACCTTCTACTTATACTATTTCAGTTGCTCCTTCTGCTTCAGGAACATTGGCCGTTAACTCAGGATTCAATGGCAACAGCAACAAGAATCTTCTTGCGGCTGGAAGTACTTTAGCTACGGGTGCAACAGCAACGATTTCATTTACGGCAAATGTTCTTCCTAACGGAAGCTTCGGACCGTTCTTTAACACGGCACTTGCTTCTGCTAAAGATGCTTTGACCACTGCTACCACAAATGATATTTCAACAGATGGTACACAACCTGATCTTAATGGAAACAATAATCCAGGAGATACAGACGAAAGTGTTCCAACTCCATTTACACTGACACCGAATGCATTGATTGGTATTGCAAAAGCTGCGAGTGCACCTGCGCTTCAGGCAAACGGAAGTTATAACATGATGTTCACCTTCACGATCCAGAATATGGGCAACGTGGCGCTGAATAATGTTCAGGTAACTGATAATCTTACAAGCGTTTTTCCTTCTCCTTCAGCGTTCAGCGTTATAGGTTCAGTGACTACTCCATTGTCGTTAATCGCAAATCCTGGATTTAACGGAAGTTCTGATATCAATCTTCTAAGCGCAGGAAGCACATTGGCCGCCGGCGCAACCGAACACATTACATTAAATATCAATGTAATGCCCAACGGAAGCTTTGGTCCATTCTTCAACACTGCTGTTGCCACTGCGACTGCATCTGGATTTGCAGTAACATCTACAGATGTTTCTACCGATGGTATTAATCCTGATCCTAACAACAATAACAATCCATCAGATGCTGGCGAAGATGTAGCTACCTCAATTTCACTTGCTCCTAATCCTACAATTGGAGTTGCTAAATCAGTTGTTTCTTCAACTCTTCAGTCTAACGGAAGTTATGTCGTAGCTCTTTCGATCACCGTAAAAAATCATGGAAATGTTACTCTTAACAATGTCCAGGTAACGGATGATCTTACTACAGCTTTCAGCTCACCGACTACATTTACAATCACTCAGTTGCCTAGCAGCACAGGCGGTTTGTCACCAAATCTTTCATATAACGGAAGAACTGATATCAATCTGCTTGCTGCTGGAAACTCTTTAGCTCCTGGTGAATCACAAACGATCACGTTCTCAACCAATGTTGTCGTGAACGGAAACTTTGGCCCTTATTATAACTCTGCGAAAGGATCTGCCACTGGCGCATCCGGTTCTGGCAACACTACTGATATCTCTGCAAGTGGAACAAATCCTGATCCTAACGGAAACGGAAATCCTTCTGAAGCAGGTGAAAACGATGCAACAATGATCAGCCTTACTCCTAATGCTGTCATGGGTGTCGCAAAATCAGCTGGAACTCCTGTGATCTTATCGAATGGTACTTATCAGGTGACTTATACCGTTACGGTTAAGAATCTTGGTAATGCACCTTTCACAAACTTCCAGGTAACTGACAATCTTAATAACACTTTCACAAGCCCTACAACTTATACAGTAAGCGGACCTGTAGTGGTATCCGGTTCAGCAACTCCTAATGCTGCATTCAATGGTTCAACCAACATCAATCTTCTTTCCGGAGTGAATACTCTGCCGATTGGTGTTACTGAAACCATTACGTTCCAGGTGATCATTGATCCACACGGAAGCTTTGGTCCTTTCAACAACAGCGCCGTAGGTACCGCTACCAGCCCTTCCGGAAATTATTCTGATGTGTCTGCTAACGGAACAAATCCTGATCCTAATGGAAACGGAAACCCTGGAGATGCAGGCGAAGACGATGCTACTTCTATCACATTGACTCCTCAACCAGTGTTAGGTGTTGCAAAGGCTGCAAGCACTCCAATTGTTCAGGCAAACGGCTCATATCACATTACTTACACTGTGTCTTTAAAGAACATGGGTAACGTAACGTTGAATAACATTCAGTTGACAGATGATTTGAATAACGCTTTCCCTTTACCAGCAACGTTCATCCTTATCGGAACAAATGTTTCAGGTCTACTGGTTGCGAATCCTTCTTATAATGGAGTAAGTGACATTAACCTGATCACTTCTGGTTCCATTGCAGTTGGCGCAACACAAACTGTAACATATACAGTCGAAGTTCAGGCGAACGGAAGCTTTGGTCCATTCCTTAATAGTGCGATTGGAAAAGGAACCAACGGTGCAGTAACGTACACAGACATTTCTAACAGCGGAACAAATCCTGATCCAAATGGAAACGGAAACCCTGGAGATGCCGGTGAAGATATAGCAACCTCAGTCACTTTCTCTCCTAACATGATTGCCGGAGTTGCAAAAGCTGCAAGCTTACCGATTGCGCAAGCTGATGGTACATACAAAATTGTGTACACACTTCAGGTTGAAAACCTTGGTAACTACGCTATCAACAATATCCAGGTAAAAGATTTCTTGAGTAATGCTTACCCTGCTCCTGTGACTTTCACAGTTGCTCCTGGCAGTGCTACAACGGGAACTTTGATCATTAACCCTTCTTATAACGGAAGTACAGATGTTAATCTTCTGGCTCCTGGAAGCAAGTTGGCGATCGGTGCAAACTTCTCAATTACTTATACTGTGCTGGTTAATCTGAATGGAACTTCAGGAATGTTCTACAATCGTGCGACGGTTACATCCATCAGCGATGACACCCTGACTACCTACACAGATATCTCAAGCAATGGAACTGATCCGGATCCAAATGGAAATGGAAATCCTTCTGATGCTGGTGAAAACGACCCAACTGGCGTAAACCTTACACCACACGCAGTATTGGGTGTTGCAAAAGCAGTAAGCGTTCCACTTCAGCAAACTGATGGAAGCTTCGATGTAACCTACTCAGTAACGGTTGAAAACCTTGGTAACATTATCCTGAATCAAGTACAGGTGACTGACAATCTTGCACAGGCTTTTCCTGCTCCTGCAACCTTTACAGTAGACCATGTTAATACGTTAAGTACACTTACTGTGAACCCTGCATTCAATGGAAAAACAGATAAGAACTTATTCGCAGCCGGAAACTCATTGAGTGTGGGTGCCTCTGCCGTTGTGAACTTTACAGTACACATTCAGGCAAATGGCAGCGCTGGAATTTTCTATAATTCAGCGACGGGTTCTGCTAATGCTAATAATGGAGCTTTGACTACTACAGATTTGTCTGTGATTGGAAATAATCCTGATCCAAATGGAAATGGAAATCCTGGAGATGTGGGTGAAGATTCTGCAACACCGGTAACATTGATCCTGACTCCGGTAGTAGGTATTGCAAAATCCGCTTCCGTACCATTGTTAAACATGAACGGTTCATACGATGTTACTTTTACAATTGTAGTTGAGAACTTAGGCAACACAGCACTCAGCAACATTGCAGTATACGATGACATTGCATTGGTATTACCTGTAGCAACTCCATTCACTTTGAAAAGCACAATTGCAACAACTGGTTCACTGGTGGCAAATCCTTCTTTCAATGGAAGCACGATTGTCAACTTGCTGGTTGGAACTTCTACGCTGGCAATCGGCGGAAAAGAAACAATCAAGTTTACTGTGAACATCCCAGGACCGATCAGTGCCGGACCATATTATAACACTGCGCTGGCTTTTGCGAGCAACTCTGACAATTCACTGACATACGGTGATATTTCAACACAAGGTTCAGATCCTGATCCAAATGGAAATGGAAATCCTAATGACACAAATGAAAGTCAGCCAACTCCATTCCTGTTGCAACTTGCACCGGTATTGGGTATTGCTAACAATGCTTCGACTCCAGTGCTGAAGGCAGATGGTTCTTATGACATCAACTTCACTATCACTGTACAGAACATGGGTAATGAAGATCTGACAAGTATTGATTTGTTGAATGATCTTGCTGATGCATTCCCCGCTCCTGCAGTAGTGACTATCACTTCCGCACCACAAATAATTGGTTCCCTTGTACTCAATCCTTCTTATAACGGGAAGACAAACACGGATATGATCAGTTCAGGAAAGCTGGAAGTTGGTGACACACAATGGATCTCCTTCTCCATTAACGTAAAAGCAAACAATTCATTCGGACTCTTCCTTAGCTCAGTGGATGGAATGGCTACCGGTATGACAACTTTGCAAACCACGATGGATATTTCTGATATGGGTATGGTGTGCGATGAAGACGGCGATGGAAATCCTTGTGGTGCAAATGAAAATGAGGCAACCCGTATTACATTAATTGCAAACGAGCTGATCGGAATCTCTAAAACAGTTTCTACTCCAATCGCACTGACCAGCTGTGATTTCGAGGTTACTTATACAATGAACATTGAGAATTTCGGAAATTCTACATTGACGATGCTTGATGTGACGGATTCACTTCGTAAAGTGTTCCCTTTACCAGCAACCTTCTCAGTGACGAATGTAATGAGTCCGACACTGCACGTTAATGCGAACTTCAAT